The Arachis duranensis cultivar V14167 chromosome 2, aradu.V14167.gnm2.J7QH, whole genome shotgun sequence genome has a window encoding:
- the LOC107472924 gene encoding uncharacterized protein LOC107472924 (The sequence of the model RefSeq protein was modified relative to this genomic sequence to represent the inferred CDS: added 40 bases not found in genome assembly) translates to MEMVVSIISSSISSSFRYLVSLPPGDDGGEWLKEMRGNLGLMATVIATMAFQNGLNPPGGVIQNGDNGSVTCPLPIAHGQACPGQSVYAAVDRHGYSGFMLTNSISFLFSITTCILVISGVPLGPGYPTLVLAMLMSFSLILLAVSYTLGAFLLNPRIQKTHAGFRVFIYVFVTFLVVLLSLRFVALILAVRRVKKKADTTPALPSQ, encoded by the coding sequence GTAGCTTCCGTTATCTGGTATCGCTTCCGCCAGGTGACGATGGTGGCGAGTGGCTGAAGGAAATGAGAGGGAACCTGGGACTCATGGCAACCGTCATTGCAACAATGGCATTTCAAAACGGTCTCAACCCACCCGGGGGCGTTATTCAAAACGGCGACAACGGATCCGTCACTTGTCCGTTACCAATTGCCCACGGTCAAGCATGTCCAGGTCAATCCGTTTACGCTGCAGTTGACCGTCACGGTTACTCCGGGTTCATGCTAACTAACTCTATCTCCTTCTTGTTTTCAATCACCACGTGCATATTGGTCATAAGCGGTGTTCCTCTGGGTCCAGGGTACCCAACTCTGGTGTTAGCAATGCTCATGTCCTTCTCTCTCATCCTTCTTGCCGTGTCATACACGCTCGGTGCTTTTCTTCTCAATCCGCGTATTCAGAAAACTCACGCCGGATTTCGCGTTTTTATCTATGTGTTTGTCACGTTTCTGGTGGTTTTGCTTTCGTTGCGATTTGTTGCTTTGATACTCGCCGTTCGGCGCGTGAAGAAAAAAGCTGATACCACTCCCGCACTTCCCAGCCAATGA
- the LOC107473002 gene encoding receptor protein kinase TMK1-like yields the protein MVQPRLKSKTLTSALATFFLFFLLLWRCVLSDNELVDYEAAYLKKLRKAIFPAPSNWFTATNMCDWSRVICTDGVNGRTVVDINLSSMSLNGTLPSGLNNALLNLKTLDLGNNSLTGPLPSFAGLSLLQELHLELNNFTSVPHGCFQGLKSLQQFSFTSNTNLEPWTFPADLTDSIELRILDLGATNLAGSLPDTFDSFPDLQILELSDNNLTGLLPKSLAKLLKLRSLYLNDQKLSGKIEFLSSMTQLKYVWLQGNAFEGPIPDLSNCTNLAELYLDNNRLTGAVPPSLINLSYLEEVFLANNSLQGPMPAFNKNVDTIILEGNGFCLKHPGPCDYRVTTLLQVAEAFGYPFQLARTWRGNDPCDRWSFITCDIQGKIRTVNLTNLNLTGTISPAFGNLSDLRELHLSGNNLSGSIPESLTTLSQLKILDVSNNNLSGIIPTFSSSITLNTTNNHGLVDRSSPPKASPPHPSTPPPSPTNRARLTASRTTPLWIKLGAGAAGSVVGIIVIFGVIVFNRKKPLGLVQKIVLRRKRKHVDHYVENLIKSYSSLSLKRYTYKEVKKMTKLFSEKLGEGGYGIVYKASLADGQQVAVKILKESKGSVEEFIDEVFIISRTSHMNIVSLLGFCYEKNKRALVYEFMHNDSLNKFTYKKESSNGLYNLDWNTLYQISIGIARGLEYLHRGCNTKILHLDIKPQNILLDEHFHPKIADFGLAKICKKDQSIVSILGTRGTSGYIAPEVFSRTYGGVSHKSDVYSYGMLILEIIGGRHNYYESKESHTSELCFPDWIYKDLEKGNVPTRCLLDKEEENGMVMKMTLVSLWCIQPNPLDRPSMGKVIDMLEGSLESIPYPPKPVLFSPERLVSQYSDISYSNEHETSSTTTEEIDLEKGLM from the exons ATGGTTCAACCGAGATTGAAATCCAAAACTCTCACTAGTGCTTTAGCAacattcttcttgttcttcttgttgttgtggCGGTGCGTGCTATCAGATAACGAGTTAGTGGATTATGAAGCTGCTTATCTAAAGAAGCTTAGGAAGGCCATATTCCCTGCTCCCTCCAACTGGTTCACCGCCACCAACATGTGCGACTGGAGCCGTGTGATTTGCACCGACGGTGTCAACGGCCGCACCGTAGTTGACATCAACCTCAGCTCGATGTCTCTTAATGGAACACTCCCTTCCGGTCTCAACAACGCCTTACTCAACCTCAAAACTCTCGATCTCGGTAACAATTCTCTCACCGGCCCTCTCCCCTCCTTTGCTGGCCTCTCTCTCCTCCAAGAGCTGCATCTGGAACTCAACAACTTCACCTCCGTCCCTCATGGCTGCTTCCAGGGTCTAAAAAGTTTGCAGCAGTTCTCCTTCACTTCCAACACCAACCTCGAACCGTGGACTTTTCCCGCCGATTTGACTGACTCTATTGAGCTCCGAATTCTCGATCTCGGCGCTACAAACCTCGCAGGCTCCTTGCCAGATACATTTGATTCCTTCCCCGATTTGCAGATTCTTGAACTCTCTGATAACAACCTCACTGGCTTGTTGCCCAAGTCTCTTGCGAAACTACTCAAGCTACGATCGTTGTATCTCAACGACCAAAAGTTGTCGGGTAAAATTGAATTCCTTTCATCCATGACCCAGTTGAAATATGTGTGGCTTCAGGGGAACGCGTTCGAGGGTCCCATTCCTGACTTGTCAAACTGCACCAACTTGGCAGAACTGTATCTTGACAACAATCGATTAACGGGTGCAGTTCCACCTTCTCTCATCAATCTCTCGTATTTGGAGGAGGTTTTCTTGGCCAACAACTCGCTGCAGGGCCCTATGCCTGCGTTCAACAAGAATGTGGATACAATAATTCTTGAAGGAAATGGGTTCTGTTTAAAACATCCTGGCCCTTGTGATTACAGAGTCACCACTTTGCTACAAGTTGCTGAGGCGTTTGGGTATCCGTTTCAGTTGGCGCGCACGTGGCGAGGGAACGATCCCTGTGACCGTTGGAGTTTCATCACGTGCGATATCCAAGGCAAGATCAGAACCGTCAATTTGACGAACCTGAATCTCACCGGAACCATCTCGCCTGCCTTTGGCAATTTAAGCGATTTGCGAGAACTGCATCTTAGTGGGAACAATTTAAGCGGATCAATACCTGAAAGTTTGACAACTCTGTCACAACTCAAGATTCTGGATGTTTCCAACAACAACTTATCCGGGATCATTCCCACATTCTCTTCTAGCATCACGCTCAATACTACAAATAATCATGGTTTAGTTGATAGAAGTTCTCCACCCAAAGCAAGTCCTCCTCATCCATCTACACCTCCTCCCAGTCCTACTAATAGAGCAAGGCTAACCGCATCTAGAACCACACCTCTTTGGATTAAATTAG GTGCTGGTGCTGCAGGTAGTGTTGTTGGAATTATTGTAATATTTGGAGTGATTGTTTTTAACCGTAAGAAGCCTTTAGGTTTGGTACAAAAGATAGTgttaaggagaaaaagaaagcacGTTGATCATTATGTTGAAAATCTCATCAAAAGTTACAGTTCTTTGAGTCTTAAGCGATATACTTATAAAGAAGTGAAAAAAATGACAAAGTTGTTCAGTGAAAAATTAGGAGAAGGAGGATATGGCATCGTGTATAAAGCAAGTTTAGCTGATGGTCAACAGGTGGCAGTAAAAATACTGAAAGAGTCAAAGGGAAGTGTGGAAGAATTTATTGATGAGGTTTTTATCATTAGCAGGACATCTCATATGAACATTGTTTCACTTTTGGGATTTTGTTATGAGAAGAACAAACGAGCATTGGTTTATGAATTCATGCATAATGACTCTTTAAATAAGTTTACTTATAAAAAAGAGTCTTCTAATGGTCTTTATAATTTGGATTGGAACACCTTGTACCAAATCTCAATTGGCATTGCTCGAGGGTTAGAATATTTGCATCGAGGAtgtaatacaaaaattttacaTCTTGATATTAAACCTCAAAATATCCTTTTAGATGAACATTTTCACCCCAAGATTGCAGATTTTGGATTGGCTAAAATATGTAAGAAAGATCAAAGTATTGTATCTATATTAGGTACAAGAGGAACTTCAGGATACATTGCACCAGAGGTTTTTAGTCGAACATATGGTGGTGTTTCTCACAAATCTGATGTATATAGTTatggtatgttgattcttgaaattATTGGAGGAAGACATAACTACTATGAAAGTAAAGAATCACATACCAGTGAACTTTGCTTTCCAGATTGGATCTACAAAGATCTTGAGAAAGGAAATGTTCCTACAAGGTGTTTGCttgacaaagaagaagaaaatggcatGGTAATGAAAATGACTTTAGTAAGCTTATGGTGTATTCAACCAAATCCATTGGATAGGCCTTCTATGGGTAAAGTAATAGACATGTTAGAAGGATCACTTGAGTCAATACCATATCCTCCAAAACCAGTCTTATTTTCTCCCGAAAGACTTGTCTCACAATATTCAGATATATCTTATAGCAATGAACATGAGACAAGTTCAACAACAACAGAAGAAATTGACTTAGAGAAAGGGTTAATGTGA